Proteins found in one Sorghum bicolor cultivar BTx623 chromosome 1, Sorghum_bicolor_NCBIv3, whole genome shotgun sequence genomic segment:
- the LOC8080768 gene encoding cytochrome P450 709B2, which produces MPILLPPFHRWVVEYGRTFLYWIGPTPAIFSVDLELIKEVLTDRTGLFAKDFMIPVFKVLLGNGLILANGDDWKRHRKVVLPAFNHERIKSMSAVTAEATEQMARRWFEQILHSGGARQAAEIQVDRAICDLTAEIIGRAAFGTGHQEAGDVLVLMHEMQKMGAAAMLDAPILWHMPTRRNLTVRRLDKLLRTKITAMMAARVAAAANCGSGGYGDDLLGLLLEAWSPEPAERQAGSDDEGTTTTTLTTREVIDECKTFFGAGQETTATLLVWTMFLLSTHPQWQDKVREEVLREFPGGGDVPNSDTLSRLKLLHMVLLETLRLYPPIVYIQRTTASEVVLRGVEVPRGTVISIPIGLLQRDREVWGSDADEFNPLRFSNGVARAATDPHALLSFSLGPRACTGKSFGIIEAQIVMAVILRKFTFSLSPTYVHKPKYVVSLTPKCGMPLIFKNLHG; this is translated from the exons GGAGGACATTCCTGTACTGGATCGGGCCAACCCCTGCGATCTTCTCAGTTGATTTAGAGCTGATTAAGGAAGTGCTTACAGACAGGACGGGCCTGTTTGCCAAGGACTTCATGATCCCCGTCTTCAAAGTCCTGTTGGGCAACGGGCTCATACTAGCAAACGGCGACGACTGGAAACGGCACAGGAAAGTTGTCCTTCCAGCTTTCAACCACGAGAGGATCAAG AGCATGTCGGCAGTGACGGCTGAAGCTACGGAGCAGATGGCGCGGCGATGGTTCGAGCAAATTCTGCACAGCGGTGGTGCTCGTCAAGCAGCGGAGATACAGGTGGACCGCGCCATCTGCGACCTGACCGCAGAAATCATCGGCCGCGCCGCTTTCGGCACCGGCCACCAGGAAGCCGGCGATGTCCTCGTCCTGATGCACGAGATGCAGAAGATGGGCGCCGCGGCCATGTTGGATGCCCCTATACTCTG GCATATGCCGACTCGGCGCAACCTAACGGTGCGACGTCTGGACAAGCTGTTGAGGACCAAGATCACGGCGATGATGGCGGCGcgggtggccgccgccgccaattGCGGCAGCGGTGGCTACGGCGACGACCTGCTCGGGCTCCTGCTGGAAGCGTGGTCGCCGGAGCCGGCGGAGCGCCAAGCTGGGAGCGACGACGaagggacgacgacgacgacgctgaCCACCAGGGAGGTGATCGACGAGTGCAAGACCTTCTTCGGCGCCGGGCAGGAGACCACCGCCACACTCCTCGTCTGGACCATGTTCCTGCTCAGCACGCACCCGCAGTGGCAGGACAAGGTCAGGGAGGAGGTCCTCCGCGAGTtccccggcggcggcgacgtTCCCAACTCCGACACCCTCTCCAGACTCAAGTTG CTTCACATGGTTCTGCTGGAGACGCTGAGGCTCTACCCGCCGATCGTGTACATACAACGGACGACCGCCTCGGAGGTCGTGCTCAGGGGCGTCGAGGTGCCCCGGGGGACCGTGATATCGATCCCCATCGGCCTGCTGCAGCGGGACAGGGAGGTGTGGGGCTCCGACGCCGACGAGTTCAACCCCCTGAGGTTCAGCAATGGCGTCGCCAGAGCCGCCACGGACCCGCACGCGTTGCTGTCTTTCTCGCTTGGCCCGAGAGCCTGCACCGGCAAGAGCTTCGGCATCATAGAAGCACAGATCGTCATGGCGGTCATCCTCAGGAAGTTCACCTTCTCCCTCTCCCCGACCTACGTTCACAAGCCCAAGTATGTCGTGTCCTTGACTCCCAAATGTGGGATGCCTCTCATCTTCAAGAACCTCCATGGGTGA